The window AACATATTGATTCACGTTCCGGGACGCTCTACGAGCGCGTACGAGATGGTGACGGAATAACAGTTAAACAGCTTCTTGAAGAAATGCTTGTACATTCGGATAACACGGCATACGAAACCTTGCTCTCGCATATGAAAGAACGAGATTGGAGTAATATTTCAGATTTAATCGGTCTTGCGGCTTTGTATGATTTCGAAGGAAAAATATTACTAGCCGAATATATCAAAATGTTCCGGTCGCTTTATACCGCGAGTTATTTAACTCGTGAATCATCAGAATATATATTAGAATTGCTGTCTCTTACCGGTTTTAATAATTTTATTGTGCAAGGGCTTCCTTCTTATCAATCGTTTTCCCATAAATGGGGCAAAAACATAGAACGCAACGTTTTTGCTGATGTTGGAATTGTATATTTACCTGACAGGCCTTTTTTGATAGGCATTCTCGTCCAGAGCTACGAAGACACGCCTGAGGCGGGCGAGAAAACGGCTCAAACCATCATGAAAGCTGTCGCCGAACGCACCTATTCCTATATGCGCGACTACTAGGACTCCGTCACACCCTCCCATTTTGCCCCCTGTGCAAGACCCGGCCTAGCACACATCCTGAAAACCCCTCAACTCAACGACACCCTGCGTATATGTGCCAGATCCGGTTTTGCACATTCGTTATTTTCAAACTTCTTCAGTCTCTTAAGGCGCGGGGGAAGATGGAGTGATTTTTCTTTTACCCCAACAAACGGCTCACACCCCCGTGTGAGCCGTTTGTTTTGCACCTTTTTCTGCCATTTTTACACAAAAACACGCTGGTTCAAGCGTGTTTTTGGTTTATACTACTATTATATATATTATATATGAAAGCATTCTATAAGCAGACAACAGCAGAAATTCTCATATCTCAAAAAACAGACGCGCATACGGGCATTTCGCGCGATGAGTTCGTGCGCCGCTTTGAGCAATACGGTCCAAATAAGCTTACCGAAGAGAAAAACTTTCGCTTTTTTAAGATACTCTTTGAACAGCTACGAAGTCCGCTCATATTTATCCTTCTCGTTGCGGGCATTATTACCGTATTTCTTGAAGAATATACCGACAGCCTCGTTATCTTTATTGCGGTATTCATAAACACCGCAATTGGCATCTACCAAGAGGGACGCGCATCCAAAGCATTTGAAAAACTCCGCTCCTCCGTAAAAAAATACGCGATAGTCTTACGGAACGGCAAACAGATGGAAGTAAGCGTAGAACAGCTCGTACCCGGGGATATCGTTATCCTGGAGGCGGGCGCGCAGGTTCCGGCAGATATCCGCTTGATAGAAGTAAAGGGGCTTGAGGTAAACGAAGCGGTGCTTACGGGGGAATGGCTCCCGCAGGAAAAAAACACCGAACCAATACTGAAAAAAATGCGCATCACCGAACAAAAAAATATGGTGTGGATGGGAACGCTTGTTGAAGACGGCTACGCGAAAGGCGTTGTCGTCGCTACGGGCCAAGATACTGAACTTGGTAAAATTGCAGGCTCTCTTAAGCAAGAAAAAGAGGAGCCGACCCCTTTCCAAAAAGGAGTGGGGAAGCTCGCGCGCATGATAGGGATTGTTGTTGTTTGTATCGTTATCCTTATCTTTATACTCGGTATTCTTGAGGGCGACCCACCTTTTGAGATGTTTTTGACGGCGGTTGCAATTGCGGTTGCGGCAATCCCTGAGGGACTACCCGTTGCCGTTACCGTAGTTCTTGCACTCAGTATGTCGCGGATTCTCGGCAAAGGAGGGCTTGTCAAAAAACTTATCAAAGCTGAAACGCTCGGCTCAACTACCGTTATCCTTACCGATAAAACAGGGACGCTTACGCGCGGCGAAATGGAGCTTAAGCATGCGCTTTCAACTTCCGCTATTCTTTCCGGGCGCACGACCGAAGAAAATACGGCAGTGCTTCGCATAGGTGTGTATACTTCAGGAGGATTTATTGAAAACGAAGAGAAAGAGCAGGCCCAGTGGATTATCCGTGGGAAGCCCACCGATAAAGCGCTCTTGAGCGCGGGAATAAAGAACAATCTCATCCCCTCGGCACTTTTTAGAGAAGAGGAGCGCGTTGATTATCTGCCATTTGATTCCGAGCGGCGCCTTGCCGCTTCTCTGAATGCCCAAAAAGACGGGGGGCATACGCTTTATATTACGGGCGCCCCCGAAGCGCTTATTGAATACGCATCGTTCGCAGAATCAGGAAAACGTCTTTCGGCAGAGGACAAAAAAACAATACAAGACGCGTATGACACCATCACTAAAGACGGCATGCGCGTGATTGCCGTCGCCATGAAGAAAACAATGGAAAACAAAATTTCGCGGAAAAATATGCGGGAACTATGCGCAGACACAATTTTTATGGGTCTTATTGCGTTCCATGACCCGATACGGGAAGATGTTCCCGCAGCCATTAAAGCCGCACGCGAAGCGGGACTCCGCCCAGTACTCGTTACCGGAGACCATGCAAACACGGCGCATGCGGTTGCTAAAGAAACGGGCCTTGCAACAGACGGCGTAGTCATCACCGGAGAGATGCTTGAAGGTATGGATGATGTCGCCGTGCAAAAAGCGGTAAACACGCATCAGATATTCGCGCGCATTCTCCCATCTCAAAAACTGCGCCTAGTGACTGCGCTTCGCAACGAACACGAGGTTGTCGCAATGACAGGAGACGGCGTAAATGATTCGCCGGCGCTTACTCAAGCGGATATTGGAATTGCGGTCGGTTCCGGGACCGATGTTGCCAAAGAAGCATCAGATCTTATACTACTGCATGACAGTTTCGGCATTATCGTAAAAGCAATAGAAGAGGGGCGAGTGGCGCTCGCAAATCTCCGGAAAATTATCACATATGTCCTCGCAACTAATTTTTCGGAAGTGATCCTTGTGAGCGGCGCGCTTCTTTTGGGTTTTCCGCTGCCCGTACTGCCGGTGCAGATATTATGGGCAAACCTCATAGAAGAAGGTTTTATGAACTTTGCGTTTGCCTTTGAAAAGGGGGAAAACGTCCTCAAAGAAAATGTTCACGCAAAAGAAGCGCGGAGCATCATTACGCAGGAGATGAAAATTATTATTTTTGGCGTAGGCATTATCACAAGCCTTCTTCTCGTAGGCGTTTTGTACTATCTAACCCAACTCAACTACCCCATAGAAGAGATACGTACCATACTTTTTGCGGGCTTGTCGCTTGATGCCATCTTTTTCACTTTTTCGCTTAAGAGCTTTAAAAAGCCGATATGGAAGATTAATATATTTTCTAACAAATATCTTTTGGGAGCATTTGCCGTGAGTTTCCTGGGGTTATTGGCGGCCATCACACTCCATCCGCTTGAACGCCTCTTGCAGACCGTCACCCCGACTCCTATGGAATTTTTAATGCTTATCGGTCTTGGACTCTTTAATCTTTTCGCGATAGAAGCGGTAAAATGGTATTATATAAGGAAAACCACCTAGTATGTCGCCTGTTATCCTCATACTCATATTTGCAGTCGCGTTCATCACGCTTGCACGGTCAAGCACCTTTCTTATAAACGCGATTGCCGCACTCGCCCGCATTCTTCGTATTTCTGAATACGCGATATCCTTTTTACTTATGAGCTTTGCGACCTCGGTGTCAGAGCTTTTCGTGGGGATATCATCAACGGTAGGCGGGGTGTCAGAGCTTTCGCTTGGAAATATATTTGGCGCGAATCTCTTGAATATCACGCTTGTTGTTGCTGTTCCCATCTTTTTGTCCGGACGCCTAACCATAGAATCCAAGATACGCAGACGGAATTTTTGGTTTATCTTTTTTCTGTCAATGTTCCCGTTTTTGCTGGGCTTTGACGGATCGATTTCGCGTGGAGACGGCCTCATCCTTTTGCTTTTGTTCGTATTTTATATTATTTTGATTGCAGGAGAACGCGAATATTTTTCCAAAGCATACGATGTAAATCAGTTTCACCAGCCATCTATCCTGAAGCGCGCACACCGAACGATATTGCTTCTCATTACCGGCCTTTTGTTCCTTGTAGTATCATCCGCTGTCCTTGTTTGGGCAAGCACCGCGCTTTCAGTGACATTTGCCATAGGAACGCTTTCATTTGGTATACTATTCCTTGCACTTGCAACAACTATTCCCGAGATGACAGTAGGCATCCGTTCAGCAATTTCGGAACACGGTTCCATGACTGCAGGAAATGCCCTGGGTTCCATCGCTTTTAATAGCGCCTTTATTGTGGGACTCATCAGCATTATCCGTCCTATCTCCATCCCGAACCGACTTGAATTTCTTTCGGTGCTTGGCGCATTTATTATTGCCTTTTTCTTGTTCAACCTTTTTATCTACCGGAAAAATAATATTGATAAGCGGGAAGCGGTCATCCTTGTGCTTGTCTATCTTATCTTTATCGCATTTGAACTCGTATGTACCTCGTGCTTGGTATTTTAATAGGAGCTATCGCGGGCGGTATTATTATCTTTTTGGTAACGCGCCGCTCTCAATCATTTCTCATGCTTCAGCACCAACTGCAGGCGATAGACAAGCGGCTGGATGAAAAACTCGGTGAGTCAGGAAAAATGATGCAAGCCCAGTTCGGAGAATCCGCGAAAATCATCCGCGATGTTACCGAACGCCTAACGAAGTTAGACGAAACAAATAAGCAGGTCATCAATTTTACAGACCAGCTGCGTAAGCTCCAGGATATTCTGCAAAATCCAAAACAGCGGGGAATTCTTGGCGAATATTACCTTGAAACGGTACTCAAAAATACATTGCCCGTGGGGTCATACAAAATCCAATATGGATTCCGCGACGGCAACATCGTTGATGCCGCGATATTTATCAAAGACAAAATCATACCCGTAGATTCAAAATTCAGCTTAGAAAACTATAATCGTATCCTGGAAGAACACAACGAAGACAGAAAAAAAGAGCTGGAAAAACAATTCCGCCAGGACTTAAAAAACCGTATAGACGAAACGGCAAAATATGTGCGCCCCGAAGAAGGGACTATGGATTTTGCATTCATGTTTATTCCGTCAGAAGCAATCTACTACGACCTGCTTATCAATAAGGTGGGTGCGGTGCAAGTAAATACCGAGGATCTTATTTCTTACGCTATTAACAAAAAGCGCGTGCTCATCGTATCGCCGAATACATTCCTTGCTTTCCTCCAAACCGTATTACAGGGTCTCAAAGCGATGGAGATAGAAGAATCAGCGAAGGAGATTATTAAAGGAGTTCAGCAGCTTTCAAAGCATATCACGGCATACGACGACTATATGTTGCGTCTTGGGAAGAATTTGGATACAACCGTGAACGCCTACAATAAAGCCTCAAAAGAGTTCAAAAAAATCGACAAAGATGTCGTAAAATTAAGCGGTTCGGGGGGCACTATAGAGCCTATGCTGGTGCGGAGAACGGAGGAGGGTGAGGAGATTGACTCGTAAGAGAAAACCTATTACAATATCAAAACTATGCCATTTGCAGTATTTGCCACCGGCGGAAAGCAGTATATCGCCGAAAAAGGCAAAAAAATAAAAGTGGAAAAGCTTAACGCCCCCGGCAAAAAGGGCGGTGTTGAGTTTGATAAGGTTCTTTTGGTAGAGGATGGCAAACATGTCACCATCGGGACGCCTTTTGTTTCCGGCGCAAAGATAACCGCAGAAATAGCAAGCGAGGGACGCCACAAAAAAATAGATGTTATCCGTTATAAATCAAAGACCCGGTACCACAAAAAGAAAGGACACAAACAACAGTACACCGAAGTTCTCATCAAAGATATCAAAGCAAAATAATCCCGCTTCTAGCGGGATTATTTTTTGTCCGGGTGATATACTTAGACAGGAGGCGATAATGAAACTCTTTAAAAAAATAAAAAGATTTATCCGGAAGCATATCACGCATCCCGAACCGATATTTTATGATAGTATACCGGTATATGTCGCGCCATCCGGCACGCACTATGTCCATCTGATAGACCTTCTCCTCACACCAGAAGAAAAAAAAGACCTTTGCGCGCAAGCTAAGATAGAGGCCAAAAAAATACTCAAAAAGAATTACTGAATAAATGCCTGCATTAGTGTAGGCATTTTTATTTTCGGTTGAGGTACGCGCT is drawn from Candidatus Niyogibacteria bacterium CG10_big_fil_rev_8_21_14_0_10_46_36 and contains these coding sequences:
- a CDS encoding DNA recombination protein RmuC — protein: MYLVLGILIGAIAGGIIIFLVTRRSQSFLMLQHQLQAIDKRLDEKLGESGKMMQAQFGESAKIIRDVTERLTKLDETNKQVINFTDQLRKLQDILQNPKQRGILGEYYLETVLKNTLPVGSYKIQYGFRDGNIVDAAIFIKDKIIPVDSKFSLENYNRILEEHNEDRKKELEKQFRQDLKNRIDETAKYVRPEEGTMDFAFMFIPSEAIYYDLLINKVGAVQVNTEDLISYAINKKRVLIVSPNTFLAFLQTVLQGLKAMEIEESAKEIIKGVQQLSKHITAYDDYMLRLGKNLDTTVNAYNKASKEFKKIDKDVVKLSGSGGTIEPMLVRRTEEGEEIDS
- the rplU gene encoding 50S ribosomal protein L21, producing the protein MPFAVFATGGKQYIAEKGKKIKVEKLNAPGKKGGVEFDKVLLVEDGKHVTIGTPFVSGAKITAEIASEGRHKKIDVIRYKSKTRYHKKKGHKQQYTEVLIKDIKAK